A stretch of Gossypium hirsutum isolate 1008001.06 chromosome A06, Gossypium_hirsutum_v2.1, whole genome shotgun sequence DNA encodes these proteins:
- the LOC107943585 gene encoding AP-4 complex subunit mu, giving the protein MISQFFVLSQRGDNIVFRDYRGEVAKGSAEIFFRKVKFWKEDGQEEAPPVFNVDGVNYFHVKVVGLLFVATTRVNVSPSLVLELLQRIARVIKDYLGVLSEDSLRKNFVLVYELLDEVIDFGYMQTTSTEVLKSYIFNEPIMVDAARLQPLRPAAIFMQGTKRMPGTAITKSVVANEPGGRKREEIFVDIIEKISVTFSSSGYILTSEIDGTIQMKSYLTGNPEIRLALNEDLSIGRGGESANDYRSSYGSGAVILDDCNFVESVRLDSFDMDRTLALVPPDGEFPVMNYRMTQEFKPPFHINCLIEEAGHLKGEVILKVRAEFPSNITANTVVLEMPLPKYTTRASFELEPGVTGQRTDFKGANKKLEWDLEKFVGGVEHTLRAKLTFSQDLHANITKEAGPVSMTFTIPMYNVSRLQVKYLQIAKKSSSYNPYRWVRYVTQANSYVARI; this is encoded by the exons ATGATCTCACAGTTCTTCGTGCTTTCTCAGCGAGGCGATAACATAGTGTTTCGCGATT ATCGCGGTGAAGTAGCAAAGGGTAGTGCAGAGATATTCTTTCGTAAAGTTAAGTTTTGGAAAGAGGATGGTCAAGAGGAGGCGCCCCCTGTCTTT AATGTGGATGGTGTGAACTACTTCCATGTGAAGGTTGTTGGGCTGCTGTTTGTTGCAACCACAAGAGTTAATGTGTCCCCGTCTCTTGTCCTGGAACTTCTGCAAAGGATTGCTCGTGTTATTAAGGATTATTTAGGGGTTTTAAGTGAAGATTCACTTAGGAAAAACTTTGTACTTGTATATGAGTTGCTGGATGAAGTCATT GACTTTGGTTATATGCAAACAACATCTACTGAAGTTTTGAAGTCCTACATATTTAATGAGCCAATTATGGTTGATGCTGCGCGTTTGCAACCTCTTCGCCCTGCTGCCATCTTTATG CAAGGAACTAAAAGGATGCCTGGCACAGCAATTACAAAATCTGTTGTAGCTAATGAGCCCGGAGGTCGGAAGAGAGAGGAAATTTTTGTGGATATAATTGAGAAAATCAGTGTTACATTTAGCTCTAGT GGATATATACTGACTTCTGAGATTGATGGCACTATTCAAATGAAAAGTTATCTGACAGGAAATCCAGAAATCCGATTAGCACTTAATGAAGACTTGAGTATTGGAAGAGGAGGGGAATCGGCCAATG ATTATAGGAGTTCATATGGTTCTGGGGCTGTGATCCTTGATGATTGTAATTTTGTTGAATCAGTGCGCCTTGATAGTTTCGATATGGATAGGACTCTGGCTCTG GTACCACCGGATGGTGAATTTCCTGTCATGAACTACCGAATGACACAGGAATTCAAGCCTCCTTTTCATATTAATTGCTTAATTGAAGAAGCAGGACACCTTAAG GGTGAAGTGATTCTTAAAGTACGAGCAGAGTTCCCCTCAAACATTACTGCAAACACAGTTGTTTTAGAGATGCCACTTCCTAAATATACTACCAG AGCTAGTTTTGAGTTGGAACCTGGAGTTACTGGGCAAAGAACAGATTTCAAAGGAGCAAACAAGAAACTTGAATGGGATTTAGAAAAG TTTGTTGGTGGAGTTGAACATACACTGCGTGCGAAGCTGACTTTTTCTCAGGATTTGCATG CAAACATCACAAAGGAAGCTGGACCAGTTAGCATGACTTTCACAATACCGATGTATAATGTTTCAAGGCTTCAG GTGAAATACTTGCAGATAGCAAAGAAATCTAGTTCCTATAATCCATATCGATGGGTGAGATATGTTACTCAGGCCAATTCATATGTTGCTCGAATATAA
- the LOC107943586 gene encoding AT-hook motif nuclear-localized protein 28, giving the protein MKGEFVEPQNEGENPNNNMFSKLHHPFSHHFQLSHDSDDTPTPKRPTRGTGGGGSDGASIEVSRRPRGRPPGSKNKPKPQLVVTPDPHPPMNPYILEIPSGNDVVEALSRFSRLKNIGLCVLTGSGAVSDVTLRQPTTTTPSPATVTFHGRFDILSLSATFLPQTTLCHVPNTFSISLAGPQGQIVGGFVAGSLVAAATVFIVAATVNNPSYHRLPGEDDETRNTVSSSGGDDGGKGQSPSSGGGGDGSRGGGADSCGVSMYSCHMGSGSDVIWAPTARPPPPPPPY; this is encoded by the coding sequence atgaaaggtgAATTTGTAGAACCCCAAAATGAAGGTGAAAACCCCAATAATAATATGTTTTCAAAGCTTCACCACCCTTTTTCTCATCACTTTCAACTCAGTCATGATTCCGATGACACCCCCACTCCCAAACGCCCTACCCGTGGCACTGGCGGCGGAGGAAGCGATGGAGCTAGCATTGAAGTCAGCCGTAGACCTAGGGGTCGTCCTCCTGGTTCCAAAAACAAGCCCAAGCCACAACTTGTCGTCACTCCTGATCCTCACCCTCCCATGAATCCTTACATTCTCGAAATACCTAGTGGGAACGACGTCGTTGAAGCTCTTTCCCGTTTCTCTCGTCTCAAAAACATTGGACTGTGTGTTTTAACGGGATCCGGCGCCGTTTCAGATGTTACTCTTCGTCAACCTACGACTACTACTCCATCTCCAGCTACTGTTACTTTCCATGGCAGATTCGATATCTTATCCCTCTCCGCAACGTTCTTACCCCAAACGACGTTGTGTCACGTGCCTAACACGTTCTCCATCTCTTTAGCCGGTCCTCAAGGGCAGATCGTCGGAGGTTTCGTAGCCGGTTCGTTGGTTGCGGCTGCCACTGTGTTTATAGTAGCTGCCACGGTTAACAACCCTTCCTATCATCGTTTACCAGGAGAAGACGACGAAACAAGAAACACGGTGTCATCTAGTGGTGGTGATGATGGTGGTAAAGGACAGTCGCCGTCGTCTGGTGGTGGTGGAGATGGAAGCCGCGGTGGTGGGGCTGATTCTTGTGGTGTTTCAATGTATAGTTGTCACATGGGTAGTGGTTCGGATGTGATTTGGGCCCCTACTGCAAGACCACCACCGCCTCCACCGCCTTATTAA